taattgtctcaaatttgcccaaatatggatgtatccatGGCTAAAAAGCGTCTTGATACatattaatatggatcggagggagtactataacTACTCAGGCTGAACGGTGCTGAGTAAGCCAAAGTGATGAATTACCTCAGCAAGGTGTATGCAATGCCTGAATTCAGTACAAAGATTTTTATATCTACCTGGATCAGAGTCTCAACTCTACGCCTCATTCTTGTGTGCATGAATCCTTCGGAACACTGCAATACGCAAAACAGCATCAAGTGCTTGCACAGTCACTGTAGGATACCACTTATGTTGTATCCAAATATTGCAAGTCATGGATATGTTAAGCAGAAGAATATAAGACAAAGTCATGTATATGTTAAGCAGAAGAAAAGCTTCACAAAGGAACCCCAGTTGGTTCTAAGGCTAGCCTGTTGGATCAGTAATTTCAGCTGGCTAATCAAAACTAGACTTAGACTTAAATCACAAAACATGGCGGATCTTGGTgaagaaaaagtaaaaaaagaagcagtTCTGTGTTTTTCTACACCCATTTCATACAAGAAAAATCCAGTGTGAATCAACAATGAAATCGTCTGTGTTGCTGATACAACAATGATAATTTCAGTGTTCTTTTGCTAACCAACAACGAAATTCAGTGTGAATCAACGAATCTTAAACTTCTGCAGCAAAATCCGCCCATTGAGGGAAAATCTGCAAATTGGCTAATGCTGACTGATTCACAGCTATTTCAGGGATCCACTATCGTGATAAATATGAAAGCAGCCCATAAATCAAGGATCTTACCTTAACATGGTAGCTTACGTAAGCATGAAATGTTAACAAACTCCAAACTGTTTTGTCTAGCTTTCTACCTTCAACATGCCTAGGGGAAACGACTGCATAAAGAAAGTCCATGAGACAAATAGATATCTTGGAAGAACACGGAAAACAAATGGTAGTAAATACACATTACCAAAAGTAACAAAACCGGCATTTGCATTTAGTGCATCCGCATCCATGCCTTTTAACTCAAGAGGAGGAACTGGAGACCACATACAGGAAGGAGCGTTACTAAGAGCAGCAGTCCGCCTTGCTTCCACAAACTCCTATAGAACCATCCAAAATTTTAAACATGCAGCAGAATGTGGCTTATCAAACAACTTCCAGCAAGATAGTTATGTGGACAAATATGTGAATTTCACTTGAGCTTCATACAAATCAATTTAATACACAGAATAAGCCTAATTGTAAGTCTACTATAGATGAACAGAAAGGTTCATAAACAAGACTAAATTGAAGCTGAAAGATATAAAAGGAACTGTCCTGAATACCTGCAGGAAAGAAGTTGCTAAGACAATATCAATGGAATCCTGGAACCTCATTGGGTACACAACAGTAACTTTATCTGGctgaaaaaaaggaattaaTTTCATCGAGTGCATTTGCAACAGATATCGATCAGAACCAATACTAAACATAAAAAACACGAGTGGTCTGACATACTGAAAGTATGTGTACCAATTGATTCAGATAAATTGATATACCCAAAAAAGCACCTAGTTGTTACTTACCATACAAACAAATGATGTTTCAGAGTAATATACCTACATTTGGGATGTCTATCCTCAAAATAATACCTGGAGAGCAAGGAAGAATGATTCATTAGGACGGTGAACAAGGGCAACCAGCTTGTCCACGTTAGGAGCCACTGTCTTTGTAGCTAGATGCTTCAGCAGAAGCTTCAGCGGTGCACCCAGCACAACCTCTCTCACAGATGCAATCTGTGTCAAGAGAGCATTCCGCTGTTCTGGAACATAAGAAATGTACGTTGTTAGAAGAAAATTTCAAAAGCGAGCATGACTTAATTGGACAAAATCACTTCTCAGTAGAATGCTATGACTCAAACAGGTTTGAGCAAAACCAATACAGCACATAGTACTTCCACAACGTCCCTAGTTCAGAAAAATAAGCATGCAATCAACAGTGCATCATCGCCCCAAGAAGCACAAAAAAGTATCTGAGTTTACTAATCCAACTGCACTGCATATATCAAGAATAATGAATGACTAAAGAGAATTGGAATCATTAtaataacaaaataaaaccaaaaaatCGAAGATGCAAATGAATTGACTTTGTTGGAATGATAGTAGATATTTAGAACGTCATACTGACCTCCTACAAAAAAGAGCACAGGAAAGATAAGGGACCATTTTAACTAAGGTGGGTTTGATTTTAGTTTcatttacaaaaataaaatgtctTCATGAATTAGACAAACTATATCTGTGTTAGACAAAGTCCTGGGTGACTAACTGTATTGTATCTCTAAAGCATCTAAATGTACACAGATGAAGCTGGTTTGAACATCAACTTGCACCAATAGCATAATTTTGCCAATGGATAACATCCAAGATACATAGAACCACCAGCTAATTTTATCATGTAGCACAACAAGACAATGATAACCTTGGAAAGGGAACTCTAGAACCTTCATCTGGCGGAAGCTTTGTTAAATTTATCTTCATTGTGAGATCAAAGCCATCCTTTGGAGGATCAAGAATTTGAACCACTGGCCCATAAGCCGCCTTAATAGCATCAATAGCACCAAGTGGAAGCCCGTCGTACAGAATAGCTTCAGGAGGTGCGAGGGGCAGTGCCACTGATAGCACCATTGCCTTTGGATTTCTCATAGAGAACTGCAACAGAAGACTACTGTCCATCAGTATATAAAGCATAACCATAACCTTTTATGCACGTAACTGAAATAAACATGAATATGACGCAAAGTTCTTAAATAAAACAAATGATTGGCTGCAAACAGTAGCAATGGAAGCACTCGAATGTTGAGCAAATTTAACTTCACTTTCAGCTCAAAATTGAGCGAATCAGGATTTATATAATAAGAAATTAGATAGCAAAGAAATTCTCACTGGCACAAAAACATATCAGTATTAGCAACATGAATATCCTGGAATGCTTTGGTAACTTAAAGAAAGGAAGGTCAGAATACCACCTCTTATTAGTTCAGATATGTTCCTAGTATACTTGCCCCCCTACATACAAAATAAGTGAAGCTGTACTATGCAAGATTTAACATCACAGAACACAATTTATTGGACTGAAGCAAACACTGAATTCAAGATTGAATCTAAAGACAACACACCAAAATGGATAGCCAAATTCGCGCTATCACAGAACTCAATTTATTGGACTGAAGCAAACACTGAATTCAAGATTAAATCTAAAGATATTCGCGCTGGAGGATACTAAGTATTAACCTGGATATGATACCGCACATCATCGAATTCCACTGTCTGGCAATCGATGTCCACGCCCTTGTCGCCACTGCAACACAAGCATATGCATGAACTACAGTGACATCCTTTAGGTCAACAAGGGAAGATCGGTCGTTCTGAGACATACCTTAGGACACGTTCTTTTAGGATCTGAAGCAAGAACCTGGACGGCGACTGGAGCAATATCATCCTCCCCTATCCCTTCTCCTGTGGACGAAAAGTTGAAATGTCAATTTGAGAAACTGTAGGGGCTTCGCTTCAACCTGTCAGAGCCTTCAGATAATTCTTCTGACTAGTGAAGACGGTGCGCCACTCATTGTTGCCACAGCATTCCAATCCCAGCACACGAGGAGGATCAACGGTTGAATGCTCCACCCCATGGCGGTTCCATGCCAGGAGGTCCAGGACGTCGGGTAATTAACCATGGTagcacgggcggaggacccagtagggcaaggtagggcggccgccccaccttgatttttgcctcagttatgaattggggaagatgaaacggggagctaaagggcggaatccgttcgtggggtgatgggaggagaaacggtcgggagagagagagaatcgaaggggagatcaacctgcggtggaggcgctcgcgcgaggaggaagacgagctaggggctggggcgctcgggaGCGGGACGGGGAGGAACACGAGCTAGGGGCTGGCGGTActggatccggcggcggcgccgatccAGCGAGCAGCAACGAGGGCCTCACGCGGTGGCGGCCCGTAGAAGCTGGCTAGACAGCGGCTTGGGATGGGCCGGATCTGCAGCGACGGTGGCCGGATCCGCAACGACGGcggcctctctctctttcaacggaacagaggaggaggagaaggaagaaggcgAGCCTGACCTGAGAGAGACAGGGACGGCGGCGTGCGAGGTCGGGTTCCGTGGCGCGCGAGCTGGTCGGCGGGAAGAGGGAAGAAGCCGGTTGTGCGCGAGCCGGTCGCAGGGAAGAAGAGGTGGCTGCTTATTTTGCATGAACGGCTACAACTTCCATTGACAGAGTTTCTGAGTTACAAATTACTCGTCTAACTAtgattacatgtatctagacgcttcctttagatacattcatatttaggcaaatttgagacagatACATCAGAGGAGTATTGAAAATTGTAGAATTACGGTGGCATTCttcaaaaaatgaaaattgcAATGGCATATCTCTATATCAAATAAGTTTGACAGAACTCTTTAAAGTTTGACGGTGAAAAAAAGGTTACAGCCCTCGTATTTTTAGAACCGCCTAATGTTTTAGAACCCAAAGAGTGCTAAATTTATGTAACCTTTTGACTAAGCAATACTACTGAAATTCATTGCATACATCTCAACATGCACCAAGCCATGGGATCTTTGTACATGAATCATAATAACTTGGCCAACATCCCAAAGAGGTACATTTTGGTTCATCTTTCTTGCCAGGATTGATGCTCGCAGGGCACCACAGATCATATGTACACTGGCCACCGGATTTATGAACTAGTACAACCAATGAAgaacatgaaaaataaataaacaacagCCAATTGTCAGCTCCGACTACCACTCATACAGCTCTCTCCCTGTCAAGCAAAGCAAGAGGTCACTCAAGACCAGGTCTTGAACAACGAAGCCTTTTGACCCTATAACATTTGACAGTTTCAAATTGAACGACCTACCGATCTGATCTAGGCTACGAATACTGCGCAACCCGTCTTCCGCCGCGCCTTCTGGATGGCGTGTGGACATATTGTGGCGAGCCGCACTTTGATGGGGAACACAGAGACTCCAGGAGGCGTTCTGGGGCATAAGGCTGGTTCGCGATATGCTTCAGGCCTATTACAACATCGGCGATGATCGGGCGGACATGGGACTGGTCCTGGAGGCACATGATGCTGATGACAACCAGCTGATTGAGCGCCGATGGTGGATAGCCGCCTTGAAGAGCTGGATCAACGAGCCTGTGGAATTTCCTCTTGTCATGCATAAATGGTCTTGCCTGCAAAATCCATCCCcagaaaaataagaagaaaaagatggaACTGCGAACCCAGAACTCTACAGAGCCAAATTTGATGTTATTAAAGTTTAACTATCACAGGCGGATAAAATGGACTATAACATGTTCATTGGCAATAGGAACATTTTGTTAACATTTATCTGTAGAATATAAGGAAAATGGGAACCATGTCAATAAAAATACTTGGCTGTCAGAAAAAGACAGCTCTTCTGTTCACAGAAATTTGAGGTGATGCAGAAGAGGACATGGAACATCGGAAGCATAAACTGTAACAAGCTAGAACTGCTTACCCATGATAGTAAACTCTGCTCTGGCTTAGGCCTTGAAGCATCATAAATCCTTCTCCCAGTGATCAATTCCAACAGAAGAACACCAAAACTGTATATGTCCGATTTCATGGTAAGCTTACCACTCAGCACGTAGTCAGGGGCACAGTATCCATAGGTACCCATAACCCTGGTAGAGACATGAGTTCTGTCACCGACAGGTCCAACTTTTGCGAGTCCAAAATCAGAGAGCTTTGGACTGAAGTCCTTATCCAACAGAATGTTGGCAGCTTTCATATCACGGTAAATGATAGGCGGATCAGCCACATTGTGCAGATATGAAAGCCCTTCTGCAACTCCAACAGCTATCTTCACACGTGTATTCCAGTCGAGTGGTTGCTTGCAAAGAGGCACATCTATTCAAACGGAAAAAATTATCAGTTGAATGATGGCAGGTGACAAAGTTTCGTTCGGTATACAAATAACGAAATTGATAATAGTATTAAACACACCAGCAACGTATGAAAGCACAGCTCCAATATTTCCCCGCAACATGAAGAAATTAAATCGATTTACAATATCCCTTTTCTGGAATACTGGAACTATTGGCCTAACCTTAGTAATAAGCTCATGGCACACAACCTAAACAAATTATGGGTTTGGGAAAATAAAAgaactttgcagaaaagtTCAGATGGTTCACATCATGCCCATCACTGAACACAGCTATCATACAGGAGAGCATGTGATGTTCAGGCATGAGACAAAGCACGAGGACATGAGAACTTCAATAATTCTCAGTGGGGACGGTTTTGGCTAGCTTTAGGCATTATGTGCTGAACAATTTTGTCAGGTAGGAAAATGGTCAATTAGCACAAGGTGGTTTCACAGGTAACTCAATTAAGTGAGTACTACGAAGCTTTTGTGCTGATTTCAAGCTGGAACCAAGTTATTTAGCAAATAGCAGTTTTGCAGCAGGCACAAAATCGATGGTTCGTGCTACCTGAACTAAGTAAGTTAATACAATAATACTTCTGAACTTACTAATTGTACTAGTACTTCACTTAATAGAGTGCTGGTAATGATCATCAATGACCACACCAAGCTACATTGTCCTCTGAGTTTCTTCCCTCAAAAGAGGAGTGAGCGTCCTCATAGGTTCAGACAGCTTAGGACATGTCTGATCCTTACAAGAAAAGGAATCAGTAAGATAATGGCAAAGGACATAGGGGGGATACACAGTATATTTTAATCCGTGGGGAAGTTCTCACCCTGGTCATTCTCGAAAACATACGGCAGATTTACTAATCTTCATCTGACCTTGTTTATCTTATCTTTGTCAGAACTTTGACTTCCATAaatacattaaaaaaaaaactgcaatcCAAGTAGTACTAATAAACTCAGAATCCCAATCGTACTTCATGTACAAAGGAGCTGAAGGTATAAGGTTGGTGGATGCACCAACAATAAATACAGAAAAATAGCTGCCATATCCTTCAGGATTTTTGTAGAAATTAATACTTCAACATATAGAAAGCAAAGATAGTATCCTGAATTCTGGTAAAGTGGACGACAAAAGCAACAGAAAAAACGGAGGTGAATTTTTACTAGGACCCACAGGAACAACCTGAATACACCGCTTAGCAAGAATT
This is a stretch of genomic DNA from Brachypodium distachyon strain Bd21 chromosome 1, Brachypodium_distachyon_v3.0, whole genome shotgun sequence. It encodes these proteins:
- the LOC100827108 gene encoding actin-related protein 2/3 complex subunit 2A, giving the protein MILLQSPSRFLLQILKERVLSGDKGVDIDCQTVEFDDVRYHIQFSMRNPKAMVLSVALPLAPPEAILYDGLPLGAIDAIKAAYGPVVQILDPPKDGFDLTMKINLTKLPPDEEQRNALLTQIASVREVVLGAPLKLLLKHLATKTVAPNVDKLVALVHRPNESFFLALQPDKVTVVYPMRFQDSIDIVLATSFLQEFVEARRTAALSNAPSCMWSPVPPLELKGMDADALNANAGFVTFVVSPRHVEGRKLDKTVWSLLTFHAYVSYHVKCSEGFMHTRMRRRVETLIQALDRAKSDAEKLKKLVHGASFRRMSLNEGN
- the LOC100827417 gene encoding probable serine/threonine-protein kinase PBL21 translates to MGCFACFAPAVRAGMSGDPKPPKLGHHCPEDSSGADARRKVAPDVGNGCAHSFTFKDLLVATSYFNEANFIGEGGFGKVYKGKISKANAQGVVGDARMVAVKQLARESVQGSHEFLVEVLMLTVLSHPNLVSLFGFCAQGDERLLVYEYMPFGSLESHLFDVPLCKQPLDWNTRVKIAVGVAEGLSYLHNVADPPIIYRDMKAANILLDKDFSPKLSDFGLAKVGPVGDRTHVSTRVMGTYGYCAPDYVLSGKLTMKSDIYSFGVLLLELITGRRIYDASRPKPEQSLLSWARPFMHDKRKFHRLVDPALQGGYPPSALNQLVVISIMCLQDQSHVRPIIADVVIGLKHIANQPYAPERLLESLCSPSKCGSPQYVHTPSRRRGGRRVAQYS